One window of Streptomyces sp. FIT100 genomic DNA carries:
- a CDS encoding TIGR03364 family FAD-dependent oxidoreductase — protein MRVIVVGAGVVGTMHAWHAVERGHEVVQIEREAEARGASLRNFGQIWVSGRAGGEELDTALRARELWEGIGARVPELGFRAIGSLTPVRNDLELAVAEAAVARPDAAARGYKLVTADEARAINPALRGEFVSALHCERDAAVEPRTAQLALRKALLASGRYTFLPGREVREVIGQNTVRDDHGDVHSGDAVVLCTGAWLSGLVREVAGDIPVRRVRLQMAQTDPLGEPLTTSVADADSFRYYPAYASEALDALNAGQAQQPAAAAHKMQLLMVQRRDGGLTIGDTHEYEHPFAFDTVEDPYEHLTQVIEGFLGRPLPKIRRRWAGVYAQCTDTSRVIHRQQVRDGVWLVTGPGGRGMTCSPAIAEKTADELGW, from the coding sequence ATGCGAGTCATCGTCGTAGGAGCCGGCGTGGTGGGAACCATGCACGCCTGGCACGCAGTGGAACGCGGCCACGAGGTCGTACAGATCGAGCGGGAGGCCGAGGCCCGTGGCGCGAGCCTGCGCAACTTCGGCCAGATATGGGTCAGCGGCAGAGCCGGCGGCGAGGAACTGGACACCGCCCTGCGGGCGCGTGAGCTCTGGGAGGGCATCGGGGCCCGGGTCCCGGAGCTCGGCTTCCGCGCCATCGGCTCGCTGACGCCCGTACGCAACGATCTCGAACTCGCCGTCGCCGAAGCCGCCGTCGCCCGGCCCGACGCCGCCGCCCGCGGCTACAAGCTGGTCACCGCCGACGAGGCACGCGCCATCAACCCCGCCCTGCGCGGTGAGTTCGTCTCCGCCCTGCACTGCGAGCGGGACGCGGCCGTCGAGCCCCGCACCGCGCAGCTCGCCCTCCGCAAGGCGCTGCTGGCCTCCGGCCGCTACACCTTCCTCCCCGGCCGCGAGGTCCGCGAGGTCATCGGCCAGAACACGGTCCGCGACGACCACGGCGACGTGCACAGCGGCGACGCCGTCGTGCTGTGCACCGGCGCCTGGCTGAGTGGACTCGTCCGCGAGGTCGCCGGCGACATCCCCGTCCGCCGCGTACGCCTCCAGATGGCGCAGACCGACCCGCTCGGCGAGCCGCTCACGACCTCGGTCGCCGACGCCGACTCCTTCCGCTACTACCCGGCGTACGCGTCCGAGGCGCTCGACGCGCTCAACGCCGGGCAGGCGCAGCAGCCCGCTGCCGCCGCCCACAAGATGCAGCTGCTGATGGTGCAGCGCCGCGACGGCGGACTGACCATCGGCGACACCCACGAGTACGAGCACCCCTTCGCCTTCGACACCGTCGAGGACCCCTACGAGCACCTCACGCAGGTGATCGAGGGCTTCCTCGGCCGGCCGCTGCCGAAGATCCGCCGACGCTGGGCCGGGGTGTACGCGCAGTGCACCGACACCTCCCGCGTCATCCACCGCCAGCAGGTGCGCGACGGCGTATGGCTGGTGACCGGACCGGGCGGGCGCGGCATGACGTGCTCGCCCGCCATCGCCGAGAAGACCGCCGACGAACTGGGCTGGTGA
- a CDS encoding RNA-guided endonuclease TnpB family protein, protein MTGHGCGPRNNADRSRKLNRHWAEAHVPKLGWLRFRLSRALGGTVRNCTLVRDGQGWHVTCGIHSGSTDALSNGKPGCGVDFGIAVAAYVSTEDSPRLMTPTLTHGEQRRLLALQQRKARQIQYAKKRNGGRYSKRLRKTAAQIAALAARQARRRLDFTHKLTTDLAKNHGFVGIEDLSVTRMTAAAKGTVLQPGTCVRREASLNRAILDNCPGERRRQLEYKTREYGSELRLVVPHGTSQTCPSCGVRDPKNRVGCGREFACVHCGFAGHADKIASIEIEARARRAGGTVTKSTRRSGREPSRLRFAGTGARVNHVAASDQVAAVSRA, encoded by the coding sequence GTGACGGGACATGGGTGTGGTCCGCGGAACAATGCCGATCGCTCACGGAAGTTGAACCGGCACTGGGCCGAAGCTCATGTCCCGAAGCTGGGGTGGCTCCGCTTCAGGCTGTCTCGCGCACTGGGTGGCACGGTTCGCAATTGCACGCTGGTGCGCGATGGGCAGGGCTGGCATGTGACGTGTGGAATTCACAGCGGCTCAACGGATGCCCTGTCGAACGGCAAGCCGGGTTGCGGTGTCGACTTCGGCATTGCGGTCGCGGCATATGTCTCGACCGAGGACTCGCCGCGGCTGATGACCCCCACCCTCACGCATGGTGAGCAACGACGCCTCTTGGCGCTACAGCAGCGCAAGGCGCGGCAGATCCAGTACGCGAAGAAGCGCAACGGAGGTCGATACAGCAAGCGGCTGCGCAAGACCGCGGCCCAGATCGCGGCACTTGCCGCACGCCAGGCACGGCGCAGGCTGGACTTCACGCACAAACTGACCACCGATCTTGCCAAGAACCACGGCTTCGTCGGCATCGAGGATTTGAGCGTGACCCGCATGACCGCCGCTGCCAAGGGCACCGTGCTCCAGCCCGGCACTTGTGTGCGTCGGGAGGCATCCCTCAACCGGGCCATCCTGGACAACTGCCCCGGGGAACGACGCCGTCAGTTGGAATACAAGACCCGCGAGTACGGATCCGAGCTACGGCTGGTCGTGCCCCACGGCACCTCTCAGACCTGCCCGTCCTGCGGAGTGCGGGATCCGAAGAACCGCGTCGGCTGTGGCCGAGAGTTCGCATGCGTGCACTGTGGATTCGCCGGCCACGCAGACAAGATCGCCTCGATCGAAATCGAGGCCCGTGCCCGCCGGGCGGGCGGCACGGTGACAAAGAGCACGCGCAGGTCCGGCAGGGAACCGAGTCGTCTCCGCTTCGCTGGGACCGGCGCACGCGTGAACCACGTCGCAGCGTCTGATCAAGTAGCTGCGGTGAGCCGTGCATGA
- a CDS encoding HAD-IIA family hydrolase: MAERKPIESWLTDMDGVLIHEGVPIPGADSFVKKLRETGKPFLVLTNNSIYTPRDLHARLARMGLDVPVENIWTSALATAKFLDDQRPGGTAYVIGEAGLTTALHDIGYVLTDHEPDYVVLGETRTYSFEALTKAIRLINAGARFIGTNPDETGPSTDGPLPATGSVAALITKATGKDPYFVGKPNPLMMRAGLNAIGAHSETSAMIGDRMDTDVLAGLEAGMETFLVLTGLTAPKDVDRYPFRPSTIVDSIADLVDRI; this comes from the coding sequence ATGGCAGAGCGCAAGCCGATCGAATCCTGGCTCACCGACATGGACGGTGTCCTCATCCATGAGGGCGTCCCGATCCCGGGCGCCGACTCCTTCGTCAAGAAGCTCCGGGAGACGGGAAAGCCCTTCCTCGTCCTCACCAACAACTCCATCTACACCCCCCGTGACCTGCACGCCAGACTCGCCCGAATGGGTCTGGACGTGCCTGTCGAGAACATCTGGACCTCCGCACTGGCCACGGCCAAGTTCCTGGACGACCAGCGCCCCGGCGGCACGGCGTACGTCATCGGCGAGGCGGGGCTGACCACCGCCCTGCACGACATCGGGTACGTCCTCACCGACCACGAGCCCGACTACGTGGTCCTCGGTGAGACCCGTACGTACAGCTTCGAGGCGCTGACGAAGGCGATCCGGCTGATCAACGCCGGGGCGCGGTTCATCGGCACCAACCCGGACGAGACCGGCCCGTCCACGGACGGCCCGCTGCCCGCCACCGGCTCGGTCGCGGCGCTGATCACCAAGGCGACCGGCAAGGACCCGTACTTCGTGGGCAAGCCGAACCCGCTGATGATGCGGGCAGGGCTGAACGCGATCGGGGCGCACTCCGAGACCAGCGCGATGATCGGGGACCGGATGGACACCGATGTGCTGGCCGGCCTGGAGGCGGGCATGGAGACGTTCCTGGTGCTCACGGGCCTGACGGCGCCGAAGGACGTGGACCGGTACCCGTTCCGTCCGTCGACGATCGTCGACTCGATCGCGGACCTCGTCGACCGGATCTGA
- a CDS encoding GntR family transcriptional regulator: protein MNYPDDLDPGAPVRSGIPEHGRIPKYFTVKAQVAALIEELGEDGLLPTERDLAVRFEVSRETVRQALRELLLEGRLRRQGRGTVVAGPKLEQPLSLASYTEGVRRQGRTPGRHLISLDRFPCPPRLAAESGLERGEPVWHMERVVLADDERMGVESTYVAVARVPRLDTEFDPDSSFYAYLRDRLGIEFGDADERIETVLATPREALLIGTPPALPMLLIHRVSRDTAKRPLERVRTLYRGDRFSFSAHLGT from the coding sequence CTGAACTACCCGGACGACCTGGACCCCGGCGCGCCCGTCCGTTCCGGCATCCCCGAGCACGGCCGCATCCCCAAGTACTTCACCGTCAAGGCCCAAGTGGCCGCCCTGATAGAGGAGTTGGGCGAGGACGGGCTGCTGCCGACCGAGCGCGACCTCGCCGTACGGTTCGAGGTGTCGCGCGAGACCGTGCGCCAGGCGCTGCGCGAGCTGCTCCTCGAAGGCCGGCTGCGCCGCCAGGGACGGGGCACCGTGGTCGCGGGCCCCAAGCTGGAGCAGCCGCTCTCGCTCGCGAGCTACACCGAGGGCGTCCGGCGCCAGGGACGTACGCCCGGTCGTCACCTGATCTCCCTCGACCGTTTCCCCTGCCCGCCGCGGCTCGCCGCCGAGTCGGGCCTGGAGCGCGGCGAACCCGTCTGGCACATGGAGCGTGTGGTGCTCGCGGACGACGAGCGGATGGGCGTGGAGAGCACGTACGTCGCGGTCGCGCGCGTGCCCCGGCTCGACACCGAATTCGACCCCGACTCGTCCTTCTACGCCTACCTGCGCGACCGGCTCGGCATCGAGTTCGGCGACGCGGACGAGCGCATCGAGACGGTCCTCGCGACGCCCCGCGAGGCGCTCCTCATCGGGACCCCGCCGGCGCTGCCCATGCTGCTGATCCACCGGGTCTCGCGCGACACGGCCAAGCGGCCCCTGGAGCGTGTGCGCACGCTCTACCGCGGCGACCGCTTCAGTTTCTCGGCGCATCTGGGCACATGA
- a CDS encoding ROK family protein, with translation MGGVRVNRARAIGAPGEGAGAAMSPGGGGGALGVNLPLLRNHNEALVLDLLRTAGEDGISRLELADRTGLTPQAVSKITARLRDEELVTEAGRRASTGGKPRTVLRLVPSAAYAVGVQLDRDELTAVLLDLAGTRIATRVVPLDLGAGPDAVTAQATQEVRTLLAGSLPGGEADSGDPDAGETAGRRVLGVGVAMPGPLDHAAGVPHRVTGYPEWDGYRLRDELACRLGLPVVLDKDTNAAALGLLLRGSGGSFAYLHLGTGIGAGLVLDGMLYRGVRTGAGEFGHQVVQLDGPSCECGKRGCIEALCLAAVARGDIDEATRVLGTGVANLVELLDIDRVLLGGRVVAAAEAEFIRGVRATLVSRTRARVAPAGGGAYRVAEGAAQLLLAPVFGRAEVAYVSHPR, from the coding sequence ATGGGGGGTGTGAGGGTGAACAGGGCCAGAGCGATAGGAGCGCCGGGGGAGGGCGCCGGCGCGGCCATGTCCCCGGGCGGCGGAGGTGGCGCCCTCGGCGTCAATCTGCCGCTGCTGCGCAACCACAACGAGGCCCTGGTGCTCGATCTGCTGCGCACCGCTGGGGAGGACGGCATCAGCCGCCTCGAACTGGCCGACCGCACCGGTCTCACCCCGCAGGCCGTCAGCAAGATCACCGCCCGGCTCCGCGACGAGGAGCTGGTCACGGAGGCGGGACGGCGCGCCTCGACCGGGGGTAAACCACGGACGGTGCTGCGCCTCGTGCCGTCCGCGGCGTACGCGGTCGGGGTGCAGCTGGACCGGGACGAGCTGACCGCCGTCCTGCTGGACCTCGCCGGCACACGGATCGCCACCCGTGTCGTCCCTCTCGACCTCGGCGCGGGTCCGGACGCCGTGACCGCCCAGGCGACGCAGGAAGTGCGGACCCTGCTGGCCGGCTCCCTGCCCGGGGGCGAGGCGGACAGCGGTGACCCGGACGCGGGAGAGACGGCGGGGAGGCGGGTGCTCGGCGTCGGGGTCGCCATGCCGGGCCCGCTCGACCACGCCGCCGGGGTGCCGCACCGCGTCACCGGATACCCGGAGTGGGACGGATACCGGCTGAGGGACGAACTGGCCTGCCGGCTCGGGCTGCCGGTCGTGCTCGACAAGGACACCAACGCCGCCGCCCTCGGTCTGCTGTTGCGCGGGAGCGGAGGGTCCTTCGCCTATCTGCACCTGGGCACCGGAATAGGTGCCGGGCTGGTGCTCGACGGGATGCTGTACCGGGGCGTGCGCACGGGCGCCGGGGAGTTCGGCCACCAGGTCGTCCAGCTCGACGGACCGTCGTGCGAGTGCGGCAAGCGAGGGTGCATCGAGGCGCTGTGCCTGGCGGCCGTCGCCAGGGGCGACATCGACGAGGCCACCCGGGTGCTCGGGACCGGTGTGGCGAACCTTGTCGAGCTGCTCGACATCGACCGCGTACTGCTCGGCGGCCGCGTCGTCGCCGCGGCCGAGGCCGAGTTCATACGAGGCGTGCGGGCCACGCTCGTCTCGCGCACCCGGGCCAGGGTCGCGCCCGCCGGGGGCGGCGCCTACCGGGTCGCCGAGGGCGCGGCGCAGCTGCTGCTCGCTCCGGTGTTCGGGCGGGCCGAGGTGGCGTACGTGTCCCACCCCCGCTGA
- a CDS encoding phosphonatase-like hydrolase, translating to MTTLQNPQNPQNPQKLNLVVLDMAGTTVADGGLVERAFATAAERLGAAPESMPDMLDYVRATMGESKISVFRHLFGDETRAQTANKAFEEAYGELVDGGLIAEIPGARAAVEALREQGRTVVLTTGFARVTQDAILDALGWRDLADLTLCPADAGGRGRPYPDMVLAAFLRTGAVDGVRQIAVAGDTSYDMVCGVRSGAGVVAGVLTGAHDRAQLTANGATHVLGSVTELPTLLAEAGI from the coding sequence ATGACCACTTTGCAGAACCCGCAGAACCCGCAGAACCCGCAGAAGCTGAACCTCGTCGTCCTCGACATGGCCGGCACGACCGTCGCCGACGGCGGCCTCGTCGAGCGGGCCTTCGCCACCGCAGCCGAACGCCTCGGCGCCGCACCGGAGTCGATGCCCGACATGCTCGACTACGTGCGCGCCACCATGGGCGAGTCCAAGATCTCCGTCTTCCGCCACCTCTTCGGCGACGAGACCAGGGCCCAGACGGCCAACAAGGCGTTCGAGGAGGCGTACGGCGAACTCGTCGACGGCGGACTCATCGCCGAGATCCCCGGCGCCCGCGCCGCCGTCGAGGCGCTCCGCGAGCAGGGCAGGACCGTCGTCCTCACCACCGGCTTCGCCCGCGTCACCCAGGACGCCATCCTCGACGCGCTCGGCTGGCGGGACCTGGCCGACCTCACCCTCTGCCCCGCCGACGCGGGCGGCCGCGGCCGCCCCTACCCCGACATGGTGCTCGCCGCCTTCCTGCGCACGGGCGCGGTGGACGGCGTGCGGCAGATCGCGGTCGCCGGCGACACGTCCTACGACATGGTCTGCGGTGTGCGCTCGGGCGCCGGCGTCGTGGCGGGCGTCCTGACCGGCGCCCACGACAGGGCCCAGCTCACGGCCAACGGCGCCACCCACGTGCTCGGTTCCGTCACCGAGCTGCCAACCCTGCTCGCGGAGGCCGGGATATGA
- a CDS encoding Gfo/Idh/MocA family oxidoreductase, whose translation MTGTGSGAGIGSRPTGPIRVGLVGYGLAGSVFHAPLIASTEGLVLDTVVTSNEERRAQARAEFPGEELRFAAAPDELWSRADELDLIVIASPNKTHVPVATAALEAGLAVVVDKPIAGTAAEARSLAALAEKHGLLLSVFQNRRWDNDFLTLQRLIADGELGDVQRFESRFERWRPQLKGGWRESGAPEEIGGLLYDLGSHVVDQALVLFGPAVRVYAESDVRRPGAETDDDTFIALTHASGVRSHLYVSATTAQLGPRFRVLGSAAGYVKYGLDPQEAALRDGKRPGADEVWGVEPASLWGRVGSGESPLTGGGRPVETLPGDYPAYYAAIAAALRDGTPPPVTAREAAAALDVLEAARRSAREGITVELDA comes from the coding sequence ATGACTGGCACTGGCAGTGGCGCGGGCATCGGATCCCGCCCCACCGGCCCCATCCGCGTCGGACTCGTCGGCTACGGCCTCGCGGGCTCCGTCTTCCACGCCCCGCTGATCGCGTCGACCGAGGGCCTCGTCCTCGACACCGTCGTGACGTCGAACGAGGAGCGCCGGGCCCAGGCCCGCGCCGAGTTCCCCGGCGAGGAACTGCGTTTCGCGGCCGCGCCCGACGAGCTGTGGTCCCGTGCCGACGAGCTCGACCTGATCGTCATCGCGTCGCCGAACAAGACCCATGTGCCGGTCGCGACCGCCGCCCTGGAGGCCGGTCTCGCCGTGGTCGTCGACAAGCCCATCGCCGGCACCGCCGCCGAGGCCCGCTCGCTGGCGGCCCTCGCCGAGAAGCACGGCCTGCTGCTCTCGGTCTTCCAGAACCGCCGCTGGGACAACGACTTCCTCACCCTCCAGCGGCTGATCGCGGACGGCGAGCTCGGCGACGTCCAGCGCTTCGAGTCCCGCTTCGAGCGCTGGCGCCCTCAGCTCAAGGGCGGCTGGCGCGAGTCCGGCGCCCCGGAGGAGATCGGCGGTCTCCTCTACGACCTGGGCAGCCACGTCGTCGACCAGGCCCTGGTCCTCTTCGGCCCGGCGGTCCGGGTGTACGCGGAGTCCGACGTGCGCCGCCCCGGCGCCGAGACCGATGACGACACCTTCATCGCCCTCACGCACGCGAGCGGCGTCCGCTCGCACCTGTACGTCAGCGCCACCACCGCCCAGCTCGGCCCGCGCTTCCGGGTCCTCGGCTCGGCCGCCGGCTACGTCAAGTACGGCCTCGACCCCCAGGAGGCCGCCCTGCGCGACGGCAAGCGCCCGGGTGCCGACGAGGTGTGGGGCGTCGAACCGGCCTCCCTGTGGGGCCGGGTCGGCTCGGGCGAGTCCCCGCTCACGGGCGGCGGCCGTCCCGTCGAGACGCTGCCGGGCGACTACCCGGCGTACTACGCGGCGATCGCCGCCGCCCTGCGTGACGGCACCCCGCCGCCGGTCACCGCCCGCGAGGCCGCCGCCGCCCTCGACGTCCTGGAGGCGGCCCGCCGCTCGGCCCGCGAGGGCATCACCGTGGAGCTCGACGCATGA
- a CDS encoding ABC transporter ATP-binding protein: MSRSGIRFDRVSVAYGGNTVLDGLDLTVEPGEVMALLGPSGSGKTTALRAVAGFVRPASGRVFIGDRDVTALPPHRRGIGMVVQQYALFPHLRVEDNVAFGLKAQKAPKSEIPGRVAEALEMTGMAAYAKRYPRELSGGQQQRVAIARALAIRPNVLLLDEPLSALDAQLRSGMLAELARLHRELPDVSILYVTHDQVEALTLADRIAVMDKARLQDCGTPQELYRRPRTEFTASFVGNANLLPVTVGSGTVSFAGTQLKVPTTEAVPGATATLCVRPHLVGLGDGPNALRGRIAEVQWRGATHRLYVDVDGHRLKADLRELRETPSLGDEVTVHFAPEDGVLLAAGVNDG; encoded by the coding sequence ATGAGCCGCAGCGGCATCCGCTTCGACCGTGTCTCCGTCGCCTACGGCGGCAACACCGTCCTCGACGGCCTCGACCTCACCGTCGAACCCGGCGAGGTCATGGCCCTCCTCGGGCCCTCCGGCTCCGGCAAGACCACCGCCCTGCGCGCGGTCGCCGGATTCGTACGGCCCGCCTCCGGACGGGTGTTCATCGGCGACCGCGACGTGACCGCCCTGCCGCCGCACCGGCGCGGCATCGGCATGGTCGTCCAGCAGTACGCCCTCTTCCCGCATCTGCGCGTCGAGGACAACGTGGCCTTCGGACTCAAGGCCCAGAAGGCCCCGAAGAGCGAGATCCCGGGCCGCGTCGCCGAGGCGCTGGAGATGACCGGCATGGCGGCCTACGCCAAGCGCTACCCGCGGGAGCTCTCCGGCGGCCAGCAGCAGCGCGTCGCCATCGCCCGCGCCCTCGCCATCCGGCCGAACGTGCTGCTCCTCGACGAGCCGCTGTCCGCCCTCGACGCGCAGCTGCGCTCAGGGATGCTCGCGGAACTGGCCCGGCTGCACCGCGAACTGCCGGACGTGTCGATCCTGTACGTCACCCACGACCAGGTCGAGGCGCTGACCCTGGCCGACCGGATCGCGGTCATGGACAAGGCGCGGCTCCAGGACTGCGGGACCCCCCAGGAGCTGTACCGGCGACCGCGCACGGAGTTCACGGCGTCGTTCGTCGGCAACGCGAACCTGCTGCCGGTGACGGTGGGCTCCGGCACCGTGTCGTTCGCCGGCACGCAGCTGAAGGTGCCCACCACCGAGGCCGTCCCCGGTGCCACCGCCACGCTGTGCGTACGACCGCACCTCGTCGGGCTCGGCGACGGGCCCAACGCGCTGCGCGGCCGGATCGCCGAGGTGCAGTGGCGGGGCGCGACGCACCGGCTGTACGTCGACGTCGACGGACACCGTCTCAAGGCGGACCTGCGCGAACTCCGCGAGACGCCGTCCCTCGGGGACGAGGTCACGGTGCACTTCGCACCGGAGGACGGGGTGCTGCTGGCCGCGGGAGTCAACGATGGCTAG
- a CDS encoding 2-aminoethylphosphonate ABC transporter substrate-binding protein — translation MRRNKITTIATAITGSLALAATLTACGGSSSASDEKSVTVYSADGLKGENGDGWYDRVFKDFEKETGIKVKYVEGGSGEMVQRAAREKSNTQADVLVTLPPFIQQADNKGLLQSYEPAGSDKVNGADKSGDGKWTSVVNNYFSFIYNKKELKEAPKTWEELLDGKFKDKLQYSTPGVAGDGTAVVIKAMHDFGGEEQAMAYLKQLQANNVGPSSSTSKLAPKVDKGEILVANGDVQMNFAQSKSMPNLGIWFPAKAGVKPTTFALPYAAGLVNGAPHTENGKKLLDHLLSEQAQQQVSEIGGGFSARTDVKATDANAIELAKILEGVEVFEPNWKDIDTNLQKYIDSWKSATGS, via the coding sequence ATGCGCCGCAACAAGATCACCACGATCGCCACCGCCATCACCGGCAGCCTCGCCCTCGCCGCCACCCTCACCGCCTGCGGTGGCTCCTCCTCCGCCTCCGACGAGAAGTCGGTCACCGTCTACAGCGCCGACGGCCTCAAGGGCGAGAACGGCGACGGCTGGTACGACCGGGTCTTCAAGGACTTCGAGAAGGAGACCGGCATCAAGGTCAAGTACGTCGAGGGCGGCTCCGGCGAGATGGTGCAGCGCGCCGCCCGCGAGAAGAGCAACACCCAGGCCGACGTGCTCGTCACCCTCCCGCCGTTCATCCAGCAGGCCGACAACAAGGGGCTGCTCCAGTCCTACGAGCCGGCCGGCTCCGACAAGGTCAACGGCGCCGACAAGTCCGGCGACGGAAAGTGGACCTCGGTCGTCAACAACTACTTCTCCTTCATCTACAACAAGAAGGAGCTGAAGGAGGCCCCGAAGACCTGGGAGGAGCTGCTGGACGGGAAGTTCAAGGACAAGCTCCAGTACTCGACCCCGGGCGTCGCGGGCGACGGCACCGCCGTCGTCATCAAGGCCATGCACGACTTCGGCGGCGAGGAGCAGGCGATGGCCTACCTGAAGCAGCTCCAGGCCAACAACGTCGGCCCGTCCTCCTCCACCTCCAAGCTCGCGCCCAAGGTCGACAAGGGCGAGATCCTCGTCGCCAACGGCGACGTCCAGATGAACTTCGCCCAGTCCAAGTCCATGCCGAACCTCGGCATCTGGTTCCCGGCGAAGGCGGGCGTCAAGCCCACCACGTTCGCGCTCCCGTACGCCGCCGGACTGGTCAACGGTGCCCCGCACACCGAGAACGGCAAGAAGCTCCTCGACCACCTGCTGAGCGAGCAGGCCCAGCAGCAGGTCAGCGAGATCGGCGGCGGCTTCTCGGCGCGCACCGACGTGAAGGCCACCGACGCCAACGCCATCGAACTGGCCAAGATTCTGGAGGGTGTCGAGGTCTTCGAGCCGAACTGGAAGGACATCGACACGAACCTCCAGAAGTACATCGACTCGTGGAAGTCCGCGACCGGCAGCTAG
- a CDS encoding ABC transporter permease, with protein MLVHSRTGKWATWALFFALFLPLFALPLLVILAASLSTNWSGAFPSGPTTEHYASAVRGESLQALTTSLITAVTASVLALAIGTWAALAAASLKKRGKRVLDALFMLPVAVPSVVVGLAVLVAFSQPPMLLNGTRWIVILAHTVLVTAFAYQSVSAAILRLDPMYEQAAASLGARPSYVLWRVKLPLLLPSLNAAAGLCFALSMGELSATMMLYPPDWMPLPVLIFTATDRGSLFTGSAVAVVLMATTLLVLLAVSRIRTKASYH; from the coding sequence GTGCTGGTGCATAGCCGTACGGGCAAGTGGGCCACCTGGGCCCTCTTCTTCGCCCTCTTCCTGCCGCTCTTCGCGCTGCCGCTGCTGGTCATCCTCGCGGCGTCGCTCTCCACCAACTGGTCCGGTGCGTTCCCCTCGGGACCCACCACCGAGCACTACGCGTCCGCCGTCCGCGGCGAGTCCCTCCAGGCACTCACCACCAGCCTGATCACGGCCGTCACCGCCAGCGTGCTCGCGCTCGCCATCGGCACCTGGGCCGCCCTCGCCGCCGCCTCCCTGAAGAAGCGGGGCAAGAGGGTCCTCGACGCGCTGTTCATGCTGCCGGTCGCCGTGCCCTCGGTGGTCGTCGGCCTCGCCGTGCTCGTCGCCTTCTCCCAGCCGCCGATGCTCCTCAACGGCACCCGCTGGATCGTGATCCTCGCGCACACCGTCCTTGTCACGGCGTTCGCCTACCAGTCGGTTTCGGCGGCCATCCTGCGCCTCGACCCCATGTACGAGCAGGCGGCCGCCAGCCTCGGCGCCCGTCCCTCGTACGTCCTGTGGCGAGTGAAACTGCCCCTCCTGCTGCCGTCGCTCAACGCGGCCGCCGGGCTCTGCTTCGCCCTGTCCATGGGTGAGCTGAGCGCCACGATGATGCTCTACCCGCCGGACTGGATGCCGCTGCCGGTGCTGATCTTCACCGCCACCGACCGCGGTTCCCTCTTCACCGGCTCCGCCGTCGCCGTGGTCCTCATGGCCACGACGCTGCTCGTCCTCCTCGCCGTCTCCCGCATCCGCACCAAAGCCTCGTACCACTAA
- a CDS encoding 2-aminoethylphosphonate ABC transporter permease subunit — MASPAGPLTEGRPAAVVPVRSAAAERRIPPFVWALPPVAALGLVFLYPLALVVQESLAPGAYADVFASEAFREALVTTVWLAVGATVGCLVLGFALALIIAFVPFPGGKAVAKFIDVFLSFPSFLITLALLFIYGTVGMANGLWTDATGASSGPFHFLTTPWGVLLAEITYFTPFVMRPLLAAFSQLDTAQLEVASSLGARPARIVRKVILPEALPALAAGGSLVLVMCLNEFGIVLFTGAKGVTTLPMLVYSKAILESDYAAACVVAVVNIAISVGLYGLYRVVSKRAGA; from the coding sequence ATGGCTAGTCCTGCCGGCCCGCTGACGGAAGGGCGCCCGGCGGCCGTCGTGCCCGTCCGCTCCGCCGCCGCGGAGCGGCGGATCCCGCCGTTCGTCTGGGCGCTGCCGCCCGTCGCCGCGCTCGGGCTCGTCTTCCTCTACCCGCTCGCCCTCGTCGTCCAGGAGTCCCTCGCCCCCGGTGCCTACGCCGACGTCTTCGCGTCCGAGGCGTTCCGGGAGGCGCTGGTCACCACCGTGTGGCTGGCGGTCGGGGCGACCGTCGGATGTCTCGTGCTCGGGTTCGCGCTCGCGCTGATCATCGCGTTCGTACCGTTCCCCGGCGGCAAGGCGGTCGCGAAGTTCATCGATGTCTTCCTCTCCTTCCCGTCCTTCCTCATCACGCTCGCGCTGCTGTTCATCTACGGCACCGTCGGCATGGCCAACGGCCTGTGGACGGACGCCACCGGCGCATCGAGTGGACCGTTCCACTTCCTGACGACGCCCTGGGGCGTACTCCTCGCGGAGATCACCTACTTCACGCCCTTCGTGATGCGCCCCCTGCTGGCCGCGTTCTCGCAGCTCGACACCGCCCAGCTGGAGGTCGCCTCCTCGCTGGGCGCGCGCCCGGCCCGGATCGTGCGCAAGGTGATCCTGCCCGAGGCGCTCCCCGCACTCGCCGCAGGCGGCAGCCTCGTCCTCGTCATGTGCCTCAACGAGTTCGGCATCGTGCTCTTCACCGGGGCCAAGGGCGTCACGACGCTCCCGATGCTCGTCTACAGCAAGGCGATCCTCGAATCCGACTACGCGGCCGCCTGTGTCGTCGCCGTCGTCAACATCGCGATCTCCGTGGGCCTTTACGGCCTCTACCGGGTGGTGAGCAAGCGTGCTGGTGCATAG